GTGCACCGGACTCGGGTATTGTGCCCCTGCTTAATCACAAGGTGAGTACGATCTAGAAAATGCCTCGCGGTACGCGACTGCCAAGAGAATAACGACTATCCATTTGACACGTCTCCTAATCATTTGTAAGTCATAGACAGTAGTTAGCTGTACCGAAACTACTTGCCTGATATAGGAGAGGTGTATGATTTACCTAAAGTTTGGACCTAACTGACCAAAAGGTAAAAGTCCAGTTGCTGTGTGCATTGTTTACTTCACAGAAGGGTAGTCTCTTATCATATTTAAAATAGAAAAGTGTGTTTGAGTTGTGTGTGATTTAATTTCCtaaattttgtttgtttttctcagaAAAATGGCTTCCAGAAGGCAAACAGATCATATAGAGAGAACAGCCAGCAATTTCAGACAGAATGTGAGTGGTTAAAGCTTAAGATTGTACGCCAAATCTCCTGTCTATTAAAAACACATTCTTGGGCAGTGTTGCTTGTCTTGTATATCCCCCTGATAATAGACTgtcagccttgtgtgtgtgtgtctttctccaGACACTGTATACTGCTCAAGTGTGTGGCATCGTGAACGAGTCGGACACGGTTAAACGACTGAGACTAGCGGTCCCCCCAGACTTTAGCTTCAAAGCAGGACAATGGTGAGTAAGCCAGAGTGTTTTATGGAACATTGGAATGGACGTTACCGGAACATTGGAGGTTACAGAGCCAGAATGACATGCTCAACCTCTTACACAATTCTTTCATAAACAATGTAATGCCTGGAGCCCACAGAAGAGGGCAGTGTAGTCCTGAAGTTGTTTCAGTGGTTTCctcatttctcctctctctacacaacacctaggttgttgttgttcttatAAGAGACTTGAGTTCTCAATCAACTTACCGGATAGCATACATGTAAATAAATGACAGATTACAGATATTGATTCACAGTAAGCGTTCAAACACAATCAATGAATTCAATATCAGATTTTAGGTCGAGTGACACTCAGATTCAGGTGAGAACAATATGATCTGGGACACCACCTGAGGGGTGCTTGATTTGACTTTCAGGGACACAGGTATGAAACACCAGCCTATGGAGTCAACCTGGTTCGAGCTGTTGAAATCTGTTGAAATCAAATGCACCCCAGGTATTTCCTATTCGTTTCGGGCTCAGGTTTACATCTGGGGCGgaaaacacaaatctgtgaatgCATCAGTGCTTAATTCGTGGGATGTATAGTGCAGTGAGTGCTCCTTTCAGCACTGTACCAACGCCATACTGTAGGTGGGCGTTTGAGTTTTATAGAAACAGTGAGTGGCCCCTCGGCATCTAATTATGAATGTAAATAGATGGAAATGTATGAGTTCATACACCTCCGGACTATGCTAGCGATATGGCTGTTGGTACGGACAGGGAGATGAAGATGGGAGGTTACTCTGgtaggtgggaggggaggaagataaggtgtttgtgtgtgtgagagagagagagagagagcgcgagagagagcgtGCGGGAGAGagcgtgcgagagagagagatgcacacACTGTCTGTATTCAGGTGTCTGCCACTGCTAAATATAAGCCATTATGCCTCAGAGGGCTGTACGCTGTACTTGTGTATCAAGCATAACAATGAAGTATTCTCCCTCAAACATTATGCATGTCAAATGATGCAGCTCACAGAAAAGCTCCCTGTCTCTGTTGTGTGCTAGCTTAACAGCAGCTATTTAGGTATGAAATCAAAATCATTTCCATGAACTGAGGAATCTTGACCTCACACTCAACACGCTATAactgtagggagtcaggtggctgagcggttagggaatctggctattaatcagaaggttgacagttcgattcccggctctgtaaatgacgttgtgtccttgggcaaggcacttcaccctacttgcctctgggtaatgtccctgtacttactgtaagtcgctctggataagagcgtctgctaaatgtctaaatgtaaatgtaatgtaactgaCTAGCCTGACTTTATAGAGTGGCGTGTGCTGATACGCAGCTGGTTTGCTGTTGTATGGAATGTTCCTGTGTATCTGGCCTGGTTCTGATGGACTGTGGTCTTGTGCAGGGTGGACTTCTTTATCCCCGGGATGGAGAAGGTGGGGGGGTTCTCCATTTGTTCCAGTCCAGGCTTGCTACGTAGGGAGGGGGTCATTGAGCTCGCTGTCAAGTACGCCAAACACCCTCCAGCACACTGGATCCACACACAGGTGAGTGGGTTTGTCGGCGTGTCCGCGCTGTCTTAATgttggtgtgagagagagaaatggtagGGGTTTACCAGCCTCTCCTTGTGTAgtctggggggtcagatggcttagcggttagggaatcgggctattaatcagaaggctgccggtttgattcctggccgtgcaaaaatgtaaattaaatgactaaatgtaaaatgatgacgtgtccttgggcaaggcacttcaccctactagcctcggagagaatgtccctgtacttactgtaagtcgctctggataagagtgtctgctaaatgactaaaatgtaatgtagtCTGTATgctagtctgtctgtctcattgtGTCTGTTTCTTGGTCTGTGCTTGGTGCGTGTGTCAGATGACCTCGCCTCGAGCCTTATGAAAAGCTGTTGTGGATGTGGAGAAGTCATCTTTGTGTGACTGTGGACACTGTTATCTAATATGTGAGAGGAGACATTTAAGTGGTTAGAGTCTCTGAGCTCTGGGATCGTTTCATGAGCATTTGTTTGATAACTCTCCTTCTCAGCGCTAACGCCTTGTAAGAGTGTGGGGACTGCGATAACAGTGCGCAGGCTTGCATATGTGTTGTAAAAGATTTTGCTTTGGTTGTCTTCAAAAGAACCCCCTACCAGTTCTGCAATGTCTTTCTCCCGTCaaacagtgtgtgagtgtgtggatttgaacgtgtgtgtgtgtgcgtgtaactTTCTCACTTCTTTGTTATCTCTCTTGGGGTTAGTTTATTCAGAAGCTAAACAGTGTAGAGTGGAGATATGCTATCTGAGTTATTCAGTACAATATTTTCTCTTATTATTTTGGGGTCTTTTTTTCAACCCTTTCCCATCTAccactcttcttttctctcctcccttctctctccctctcttcttctctctgtcagtgTACGGTGGACTCCCGCGTGGCCATGAGGGTGGGTGGTGACTTCTACTTTGACCCCTTGCCCTCTGACCCCTGCGTTGACTTACTGCTGGTGGCAGGCGGCGTGGGTATTAACCCTTTATACTCCATCCTGCTGCATGCCGCTGACCTGCTGCGACTCAACCACCCACATCCTGGTAGGGGATACCAGATAGGCTCCACCCACCTCTGCTACAGCGCCAAGAATACACAAGAGCTGCtcttcaaggtgtgtgtgtgtttgtctgtgtatttTGGAGAGAATCCACTTTGGGCATTTGCGTATGAGATGAACAGTATATCTCATGCCTCCCCCTTTCTGCACTGTTTTCAGAACACCATCGTGGACGTGTGTCAGGAGTTTCCTGAGAAGGTCTCCTGTAACTTCCACATCACCCAGCAGACAGGCCAGGTCGACCAGCAGACAGGCCAGGTCGACCAGCAGACAGGCCAGGTCGACCAGAAACTGCAGGCCTACATGCAACGTTAGTACCACAACACCAAACTACAACCAATAACTCGGTAACatgtcatttattttgtttatattatatatgttatatttgttttattgcccccccccccccccccccccccccctcaggtggGCGTATCTCAGAGGAGGAGCTGCGTCAACATGTGGACCCCCAGAGCAcactgtgtttcctgtgtgggcCCCCCCCCATGATTGAGAGCATCTCTCAGACCctgctggagctgggcctgCCCAGCAACAGGATTCTGTTTGAAAAGTGGTGGTAGAACCAGAACCTGGCTGTGTCTAATCCCCCTCAACCTCAACACATTACTGCCCTGGGTTACAATgaagggggggctggaggacgtTCTCAACACAAGCCTCTCTCTAACTTACTGGAAGTATCTGGTCCTGGTATGATCAAGCGG
This genomic window from Hypomesus transpacificus isolate Combined female chromosome 4, fHypTra1, whole genome shotgun sequence contains:
- the oxnad1 gene encoding oxidoreductase NAD-binding domain-containing protein 1 isoform X1; the encoded protein is MSVPCILKTATRNFILPAASGSVHRTRVLCPCLITRKMASRRQTDHIERTASNFRQNTLYTAQVCGIVNESDTVKRLRLAVPPDFSFKAGQWVDFFIPGMEKVGGFSICSSPGLLRREGVIELAVKYAKHPPAHWIHTQCTVDSRVAMRVGGDFYFDPLPSDPCVDLLLVAGGVGINPLYSILLHAADLLRLNHPHPGRGYQIGSTHLCYSAKNTQELLFKNTIVDVCQEFPEKVSCNFHITQQTGQVDQQTGQVDQQTGQVDQKLQAYMQRGRISEEELRQHVDPQSTLCFLCGPPPMIESISQTLLELGLPSNRILFEKWW
- the oxnad1 gene encoding oxidoreductase NAD-binding domain-containing protein 1 isoform X2, whose translation is MASRRQTDHIERTASNFRQNTLYTAQVCGIVNESDTVKRLRLAVPPDFSFKAGQWVDFFIPGMEKVGGFSICSSPGLLRREGVIELAVKYAKHPPAHWIHTQCTVDSRVAMRVGGDFYFDPLPSDPCVDLLLVAGGVGINPLYSILLHAADLLRLNHPHPGRGYQIGSTHLCYSAKNTQELLFKNTIVDVCQEFPEKVSCNFHITQQTGQVDQQTGQVDQQTGQVDQKLQAYMQRGRISEEELRQHVDPQSTLCFLCGPPPMIESISQTLLELGLPSNRILFEKWW